The segment ATTCGCTGGCGCACAGGGACCTGCGAAGGCAGGCTCGCGCATGGATGCGGTGACCACGGAGGTCTCCCCTTCCCGACCGCGATCCCTTCCCCGACCAGGAACGGCGACCCATGCACCAGCCATCGGCCCTCGACGCCGAAGCCGTACGCACCCTGCTCTCCCTGGACGGCACGCCCGTCCGGCGGGTGGCCGAAGGGGGTGAGCACGCGACCTGGTTCATCGGCGGCGACCGGGTGCTGCGGCTGGCGGTGGACGAGGACGTGACCCGGCGCCAGCGGCGGGAGATCGCCCTGCGGGACGCGCTGCGCGGACGGCTCCCGGTGCCGGTGCCGGGCAGTCTGGCGAGCGGCGAATGGGCGCCCGGGCTCTCGTACACCCTGGACAACCGGCTCCCGGGGGTGTCGGCGGAGGAGCGGCCGGTGTCCGGCGCGGGGGAACTGGACCTGTCCGGGATGCTGGCGGCCCTGCGCTCGTACGCGCCGACGGATACGGATATCGCGGCGATCGGCCTGCCCCGGGAGCCCGTACGGGAACCGGCCGGGCTGCGGGAAGCGGCCCTGCGCGCGGCCCGCGAACTCGCGGCGGATCCGACCCTGGACCCCGGGCTCGTACTGCGGCGCCTCGACACCGCGCCGCCGCCCGCCGCACCGGATACGGCCGTACTCCTCCACAACGACCTCAAGGGCGAGCATCTGCTGATCGGGGACGACGGCGGGGTCACCGGGGTACTCGACTGGACGGACGCGGCGCTGGGCGATCCGGCCGAGGACATCGCCGGACTCGCCCTCTCCATCGGGGCGCCGGCCGCCGTCCGGGCCGCCGCACTGGCCTCGTACGGGCCGGAGGTCTGTCTGCGCGGACTCTGGCTGGCCCGCTGCGACACCCTCGTCCGGCTGGCCGACCGGCTCTGCGGCTCCGACGACAGCCCGCTGCCCCTGCTGCGGGCCCAGCGCCGCCGGGCCTGGCAGCTCACCCCGCTCGACCTGTAGAAACCTCGCTCTTCGGGTCCGTTGTCAGTGGCGTGGTGCACCATCGGAGCACTGAAGGAGCACGGTCGGAGCACCACCGGTCGGCACGGCCGGGAGAGGATGTCCAGCATGGCGATCACCAACGAGAAGACAGCCGGGTACGCCTTCCTGGAGCGGCTCTTCGGCGATAGCTACTACCCGCAGCATCTGATCGCCGAGGGCCGGACGATCCTGCTGGATCTGTGCGAGCGCATCGAGCGTGAGCGCCCGGCGGACCTCACCGCGCTGTACGCGCTCACGGCGGTGGCCACCGAGCGGTTCAACGAGCTGGACCGGCGGATGCGGGACGCGGACAGCGAAATCGAGACCGTCGCGCGGGACGAGATAGCCGTGGACTTCCACTTCGTGGCGACGGCCTACGGCTTCCCGGAGGCGGACATGGAGGAGTTGGTGGCGGAGCGCGACTGGTAGGGACGGTCGGCGGCGTTCAGCGACAGGGCAGCGACGGACCATCGACGGGTCAGCGGCGGGTGAGTCGGAAGAGCCGGATGCGGCGTTCCGTCCGTTCCTGGTACGTGGCGTAGGGCGGCCAGAAGGCGATCAGTTCCGCCCAGGCCCGTTCCCGTTCCCCGCCCTCCAGCAGCCGGGCGCGGACCGGGATGTCCCGGCCCCGCCAGTTGATCTCGGCGTCCGGTTGGGCGAGGAGGTTTCCGGACCAGGCGGGGTGGCCTGCCCGGCCGAAATTGGAGCCCACGAGTAGCCACGACTCGTTGTCCGCGGCGCCGTTCATGCTGTCCGTGCTGTCCGTGCTGTCCGTAGTCTCAGTGGCGTCGGTGATTTGGTGAAGGGCCGCGAGGGGGATCGTCCGGGGCAGTCCGCTCTTCGCACCCCGGGCGGTGAGGACGACACCGGGCAGCATCCGCGCACTGGGGAGCACCCGGCCCTTGGTGAGCCGGTGCACCGCGCGGTCGACGGCGGGCAGGACGCGCGGGGCGACCCTGGCGAAGCCGCGGGTGGCGGAGATCCGCTGGACCGTGCGGTACAGCGGCCCGTGGTGGCGTGTCATCGGGCGGTGTCCTCTCCGCCCGAGGGGCCGTCGTCCGCCGGGGAGAACAGACCCGCCCGTTCCGCCGCATGCGCCCGCAGCCGGTGGACCGGCCCGAACAGCAGCTCGTCGGCTGCCGCCCGCTTGAAGAAGAGGTGAGCATCGTGTTCCCAGGTGAAGCCGATACCGCCGTGCAGTTGTACGGTCTCCGACGCGACCGTGCGCAGCGCCTCCAGCGCCTGCGCGAGCGCCAGTCCCGCGTCGTCCGTATGGCACGCCGCCCAGGAGGCCGCCGCGCGGGCCGCGCGGACCTGGACATACAGATCGGCGAGCCGGTGCTTCACCGCCTGAAAGGAGCCGATCGGCCGGCCGAACTGCTGCCGCTGCTTGACGTGTTCGACCGTACGCCGCAGCGCGCTCTCCGCCGCGCCGACGGCCTCGGCGGCGACGAGCGCCGCCGCCCGTGCGCCCGTCGCGGCGAGCGCGGCGGCCACGGCGCTGCCGCTCTCGGCGGTATCGGCCGCGCCCAGGAGTCCGGCGGGGCAGTCGCGCAGTTCCACCCGGGCCTGGGGGCGGGACTCGTCCAGGGTGGTGCGGCGGGTCCGGGTCAGACCCGGCGCGTCCCCGGGGACCAGGAAGAGGAGCGTGCGGCTGCGCGGATAGCCGCCGGTGTGCGCGGCGACCAGCAGCAGTCCCGCGCTGTGGCCGTCGAGGACCTGATCGGCCTCCCCGTAGAGCAGCCAGCCGCCGGGGTGCGCGGTGGTCCGCCGGGCCTGTACGCCGCCGGCGCGTCCGCCGCCCGCCCAGTCGGCGGCGGTGTCGGCGACCAGGCCGAGGGCGGTGGACAGGGCCCCGCCGGGGACGGCGAAGGCGCAGGTCAGTGAGGCGTCGGCGATGCCCGGCAGCAGGGCGGCGCGCTGTCGGGGGGTGCCGAGCGCGGTGATGAGGGGGGCGACGAGTCCGGCGGTGGCGAGCAGCGGCGACGGCAGCAGGGCCCGTCCCGTCTCCGCCGCGGCGACGGCGAGTTCGGGCAGTCCGCATCCGACGCCCCCGTACTCCTCGGCGATGCCGAGCCCGGGCAGCCCGAGCTCCCCGGCGAGCGCCGCCCAGAGTCCGGAGTCGTACCCCTCCGGGGTCCCTACGGCTTCCCGGTTCCGCGGTCCGGTCGCCCGCTTGCCGAGCAGTTCGCGCAGGGTGCGCCGGATTGCGGTGTGCAGGGCGGTGAGGTCGTCCGTGCCGGGACCCGCGGGGGCGGGGTCGAGAGCGGTACGGGGTCCCTCGGCGGGACCGTCCGCGTCGGGGCCGCCCGCACCGCAGTCGGCCATATCCGAAGCGGGGCCCGAAGCGGGGCCTGAACCGGAACCGTCCGCACGGGAGCCGCCCCCACCCGAGCCGGGCACCGACTCGGCCGCGGCCGGTGGGGCGCCGGGTGGTTCCTGTGTACCGGCGGGGCCGCCGGCCCCCGCCGTACCCGTGCTCTCGACCACACCGACGACGGCGTCCATATCCATGAGAGCCCCCTCTTCTGACGGGTCGTCATATTAGGACCGTACGGCGGAGATGGACACCCCCGGGTACGGGCGGCCGCGGAGCGCCGCGCCCTCCCCCGGAACCCACATCTGATGTACCGTCAGATTTATGGCTGCCACGACCACCGCCGGCGTCCGGCCGGACCGGCCCGCCCGGAGAGTCGCCGTCGCCGGGGTCGCCCTCGCGGACTGCGGCCGGATCGACGGGCTCACCCCGTACGCCCTGCACGCCCAGGCCGCCCGCCGGGCGCTCGCCGACTCGGGGCTCGACCGCTCCGTCATCGACGGCTTCGGCTCCGCCGGACTCGGCACGCTCGCCCCCGTCGAGGTCGCGGAGTATCTGGGCCTGCGGCCGCGCTGGGTGGACTCCACCTCCGTGGGCGGGGCGGCCTGGGAGGTGATGGCCGCCCATGCCGCCGATGCCATCGCGGCCGGGCACGCCAACGCCGTCCTGCTCGTGTACGGCTCCACCGCCCGCGCCGATATCAGGGCCGGGCGCCGCACCGCCGGGCTCGCGCTCGGCAACCGGGGGCCGCTCCAGTTCGAGGCGCCGTACGGGCACACCCTGATCGCCAAGTACGCGATGGCGGCCCGCCGCCATATGCACGACTACGGCACCACGCGGGAGCAGTTGGCCGCCGTCGCCGTCCAGGCCCGGGCACATGCCGCCCGCAACCCGGACGCCATGTTCCGTACCCCCCTCACCGTGGACGATGTGCTCGGCGGGCCGATGATCGCCGACCCGTTCACCAAACTGCACTGCTGTATCCGCAGCGACGGCGGCTGCGCGGTGCTGCTCGTCGCCGAGGAGTACCTCGCCGACAGCGCCAAGGCCCCGGTGTGGATCCTCGGTACGGGCGAGTACGTCTCGCACACCACCATGTCGGAGTGGGAGGACTTCACCGTCTCCCCGGCCGCCGTCTCCGGCCGGCTCGCCTTCCAGCGGGCCGGGGTGACCCCGGCGGAGATCGACCTCGCCGAGATCTACGACGCCTTCACCTATATGACCCTGGTGACCCTGGAGGACCTGGGGTTCTGCGCCAAGGGCGAGGGCGGCGCGTTCGTCGAGAAGGGGCGGATCGGCCCGGGCGGTGAACTGCCCGTGAACACGGACGGCGGTGGCCTCTCCGCCTGCCATCCGGGTATGCGTGGGCTGTTCCTGCTGGTGGAGGCGGTACGCCAACTCCGCGGCGAGGCGGGAACCCATCAGGCCCGGGGGCGGGACGGCGGCGTTCCGCGGCTGGCCGTCGCCTCCGCCACGGGTGGCTGGTTCTGCTCGTCGGCCACGGTGGTCCTGGGCCGCGACTGACCGGCCCGCCCCGGCCCCCGCCTGGGACGATCGCCCCCATGGACACGCACACCCCGGACCCGTCCCGCCCGGCACAGGAGCCCCAGGAACCCCAGGAGGCCTTCCGCGCACTTCTGCACGCCCAGCGCGTCTGGGCACACCCCCTGCCCGCCTTCGACCCGGACACGGCCCCGGGCGAACCGCTGCCGCTGTTCCACACCTGGTTCGCGGAGGCGGTCGCGGCGGGCCAGCCCGAACCGCACACCATGTCCCTGGCGACCGTCGCCGACGACGGCGGGCCCGATGTGCGGATCGTCATGCTGCACGACGCCGACGAGCGCGGCTGGCACTTCGCCTCCCACTCCACCAGCGCGAAGGGCCGTCAGCTCGCCGCCCGCCCGGACGCGGCCCTCGGCTTCTACTGGCCGGTGCGGGGACGCCAGATCCGGCTACGCGGCCGGGTCACCGCCCTGGGGGCGGCCGAGAGTCTGGCCGATCTCCACGCCCGGTCGACGGGCGCACTCGCCGCGGCCCTCACCGGCCACCAGAGCGAGCCGCTGCCGGACCTCGCGGACCTGGCCGCCGCCGCCCGGGCCGGCTGGGAGCGCGCCTCGACGGAACCGGACGCTCCGGTGCCGACCTGGACCCGGTACGTCCTGGAGCCGTACGAGGCCGAGTTCTTCCAGGGCGACGCGGACCGCCGCCATCGCCGCCTCCGCTACCGCCGGACCCCGGGCGCGGTGCCGGGCTGGGCCAGGGAGCTGCTCTGGCCGTGACGACGGCGCGCCCGGAACGGCCGTACCGCCACGGCCTTCTGGACCCGGCGACAGCTCAGGAGCCGGCTGCCGCCGGGCGGAAGACGGGCACCGCGACGCCCCCTCCCCCGGACTCCGCCGCCCCCTCCTCCCGGAAGGCCACCTCCAGCGGCATCCCGATCCTCAGCCGCCCCTCGGAGCACTCCACCACCTCGGTCATCAGCTTCGGCCCCTCCTCCAGTTCGACCACGGCGGCGACGTACGGCACCCGGCGGTCGAAGGGCGGCAGGTCATTGCGGTGCACGACGGACCAGGTGTAGAGGGTGGCGCGGCCGGTGGTGGCCGCCCACTCCCCGTCCTCGCTCCAGCAGTACGGACAGAACTCCCGGGGATAGTGGTGCGACCGCCCGCAGGTCCGGCAGCGGCGGACGAGGAGTGTGCCTTCGGCCGCCGCGTTCCAGTAGGGGCGGGTGAAGTCGTCGATGTCGGGGGTGGCTGCGGTCATCGGCTGTGGTCCTTCCGCCAACGAGAACTGACAGTAAGTCAGTTGACCCCCGACTCCGCGAACACGCAAGAGGTGGTCCCAATCGACCGGAATCGGAAACCGGCAGCCGTCGCGTGATCAATTCGCAATCGATTCCCGTCTCGGCTGAGACCCATCGAGTGACCGCACGATTACGCTCACGCATCATGGACATCGACCGCACCGCCGAGATGCCCGTCTATGTCATCGGAGGCGGCCCGGCCGGACTGGCGACCGCCGCCGCCCTGCGGGAGCGGGGCGTACGCGCCGTGGTGCTGGAGAAGTCCCCTTCGGTCGGCGCGTCCTGGCGCGGCCACTACGACCGGCTCCGGCTGCACACCAGCCGCCGCAAATCGGCGCTGCCGGGGCTGCCGATGCCCCGGTCCTTCGGCCGCTGGGTCTCCCGCGACGATGTCGTCCGCTATCTGGAGAAGTACGCGGAGTTCCATGAACTCGACGTGGTGACGGGGGTCGAGGTCACCCGGATCGAGCCCGCCCCGGTCCCGGACCCGGACCCGACCCCGGACCCGGAATCCGCCAACGGCACCGGCACCGGCACCGGCACCTCGGCGAAGGGAAGAAGACGGCGGACGGCTCCGCCCGCCTGGCTGCTGCACGCCACCGGCGGCCGGCGGCTCACCGGGCGCGCGGTCGTCGTCGCCACCGGCTACAGCCACACCCCCCGGCTGCCCGACTGGCCGGGCCGCCCGTCCTTCACCCGGCCGCTGCTCCATGCCCGCGAGTACCGCAACCCGGTCCCGTACGAAGGAATGGACGTCCTGGTCGTCGGGGCGGGCAATACGGGCGCGGAGATCGCGGTCGATCTCGCCGAGGGCGGGGCGGCGCGGGTACGGCTGGCGGTCCGCACGCCCCCGCACATCGTGCGCCGCAGCACCCTCGGGTGGACCGCGCAGCACAGCGCCGTCGCCGTACGCCGGCTGCCGGTCTTCCTGGTGGACCGGCTGGCCCGCGCCCAGACGGCGATCGCCGTACCCGATCTGTCCGCCTATGGGTTGCCGCGTCCAGAGAAGGGGCTGTACACCCGGGTCAGGGAGGGCGCGCTGCCGGTCCAGGACGTGGGGCTGATCCGGGCCGTGCGCCGGGGAGCGGTGGAGCCCGTCGCCGCGGTCGAGTCGTTCGACAGGGACACGGTGGTGCTCGCGGACGGCGAGAAGCTGTCGCCGGACGCGGTGATCGCCGCGACGGGTTACGAGCGCGGGCTCGGCGGAATGCTCGGCCACCTCGGGGTGCTCGACGACCGCGGACGTCCGCGGACGCGAGGGCATCGCTGCCCGGGAGGGGCGCCCGGACTGTACTTCACCGGGTTCACCAATCCGCTGACCGGGATGCTGCGGGAGATCTCCCTCGATGCCGGGCGGATCGCGAAGGCCATAGACCGTCACTGACCACAGGACCCGGAGACGACTGCCCGCCCTTGACACTCGGCCACTCGGATACTTGAGCACTCGGCCACTCGACCACTCAGGCACTCAGGCACTCAGGCACTCAGGCACTCAGGCACTCAGGCCACTCGACCACTCAGAAACTCGGTCACTCAGAAACTCGGGCACTCGACCACTCAGAAACTTGGGCACTTGAGTGCCGGATACGGGGTGCGTCGCCCGTTTCGACGACCCCGCTGTCAGGGTTGGCTGAGAGCGTCCGGCGCCGGCCGCGTCCGGCCCCGGTTCACTTTCACCGTTCTTTACTTTCTTGACTCTTCACTCTTCCGAGCCGCCTCCAGGGGCCCGGAACACCGCCCGTATCAGCGGGCGAGACCCGGCTCCCAGTCCGGGTCGACGGCAGAGACGCCCGGCTCCCAGTCCGGGTCGACGACGCCCGCACGGGCATCGATCACGCCGTTTCCGGCCAGCGCAAACTCCGCACTCCTGTTCACGATCTTCATCCTGCTACCTCCGGATAATTCCCAGGGGTGTGACCATGCGCCATCCGACAGTCCCCACCCCGTTGTTCCCAGCGAGCGCATCGTACGTGAGTACGGTTCATCACCTCTCCTTTATTACGGTGCAGCTCAGCGACCCGTCACGGGGTACGCGCGAGGGCGCGCGGCGCCGGGACGACCGGCCGCGCACCGGGCGTCGGCGACGCGGAATCGGGGGACGGCAGGCCGGTTCGGGCGCCCTCGGGACGGCCCGCCGACTGTCGACTTCAGGCCATCGCGCACGGCCGGGCCGGGGGCCGGGAGGGCCACCTCGCACAGTGGCCGGGCGGGCGGCGGGGTGGTTGCAGGGCTGGACGAATCCGTCCGAATTCCGGTGTCTGAAGCTCCGATAGAAGGGTAAAGAAATGGCAAGGGTCATGACGAGGCAGTAGCACCGCCCTTTCCTTGCACACCTGTTCCTGACATGGCGTCAGGTCTGTAATCTGACTATGCGTCAGCTAAAGGGCCGGCAGAGACGAGACAGAGACAGCCGCGCTCACACCCGGTCGGCCCGGCCGACCCGGTCGTGAGCGAGCACACTCGACCCGGCACCCGCACGAGTCAGAACAACGAGCAGGGAGCGGAGCTCACCGATGCTTGGATCTACTCACGGCACCCTCACCTCCGGCCTCCGTGCGCGCGTCGTCGCCTGCGGGGAGCACCCCCTGCGAGGGGCCGACGCCGTCCACGACACCGCGTCCGTCGTCGCGTCCGACGGGGACACGGACGTCAGCGGCCGCCTTCTGTACGCGCCGGTGCCCGACCTCGACCGCTTCTTCCGCCCGTCGTCGGTGGCCGTGATCGGCGCGTCCGATACGGAGGGCCGCCCGAATACGGGGATCACCCGCCAGCTCGTCGCCTGGGCCGGGCGGGTGGGCGCCCGGCTCCACCCCGTGCACCCCTCGCGCACCGAGGTCTTCGGTATCCCCTGCGTACCGCGGATCGGATCGGTTCCTGAGCCGGTCGATCTTGCGGTGCTGCTGGTCGGCGATCCGCTGCCGCTCATCGACGAACTGGCGGACGCGAAGGTGAAGTTCGCCGTGGCGTTCGCCGCCGGATACGCGGAGACGGGCGAGGACGGCGCGGCGGCGCAGAGCCGGCTGGCCGCCGCGGTGGAGCGCGCGGGCATCCGGCTGCTGGGGCCGAACACCAATCTGAACGCCTTCGAGGAGTTCCGCGACGACCTCGACGGGCCGGCCATCGCCCTGATCACCCAGTCCGGCCACCAGGGGCGCCCCCTCTTCACCCTTCAGGAGCTGGGGATCCGCCTCTCCCACTGGGCGCCGACGGGCAATGAGGCCGATCTGGAGACCTCGGATTTCATCTCGTACTTCGCCGAGCGGCCCGAGGTCGGCGCGATCGCCTGCTATGTGGAAGGGCTGAAGGACGGCCGCGCGTTCCTGCTCGCCGCCGACCGGGCGGCCCGGCGCGGGGTGCCGGTGGTCGCGGTCAAGGTGGGACGGACCGAGACCGGGGCCAGGACGGCCGCCTCGCACACGGGCAAGCTGACCGGCGCGGACCGGGTCGTCGACTCGGCGATGCGGCAGTTCGGGGTGATCCGGGTCGACGGCCTCGACGAGCTCCAGGACACCTCCGCGCTGCTGGCCCGGGCGCGCCCACCGCTCGCGGACGGGGTGGTGGTGTATTCGATCTCCGGTGGCACCGGCGCCCACTTCGCGGATCTCGCCACCGCGGCCGGTCTGAAGCTGCCCGGGCTCTCCACCGCCAAGCAGACCGAGCTGCACCAGTGGATCCCGGCGGATCTGAGCGTCGCCAACCCCGTGGACAACGGCGGTCATCCGGTGGGCGACTGGCGCGGCCGGAAGATCATCGACGCGATTCTGGCGGATCCGGACGTCGGGGTGCTGATCTGCCCGATCACCGGGCCCTTTCCGCCGATGAGCGACCGGCTCGCCCAGGATCTGGTGGACGCGGCGGAGCGGACCGACAAACTGGTGTGCGTGGTGTGGGGCTCCCCCGTCGGCACCGAGGCCGCCTATCGGGAGACGCTGCTCGGGTCCGCGCGGGTGGCGACGTTCCGGACCTTCGCCAACTGCATCACGGCGGTCCGGGCGTATCTCGGCCACCACCGCTTCACCGCCGGCTATCTCTCCCCGTTCGACGAGGCGCCTCGCACCCCGTCGCCGTCGTTCCGCAAGGCGCAGGCGCTGCTCCGGCCGGGCTCCCGGCTCAGTGAGCACGGCGCCAAGCAGCTGCTCCGGGCCTACGGGATACGGGTGCCGCGGGAGCAGTTGGTGACCAGCGCGGCGGCGGCCGTCCGGGCGGCCGGTCTGGTGGGCTATCCGGTGGTGATGAAGGCCTCCGGGAGCCTCCTCGCCCATAAGACGGAGCTGGGCCTGGTGAAGATCGGGCTGACCTCGGCCAGTCAGGTCAGGGACGCCTACCGGGAGCTGACCGAGATCGCCCGCTGCGAGGGCACGGACCTCGACGGCATCCTGGTCTGCCAGATGGTCGAGCGGGGTGTGGAGATGGTCGTCGGTGTCACCCAGGACGCCCTCTTCGGCCCCACCGTCACCGTGGGCCTCGGCGGGATCCTGGTGGAGGTGCTGCGGGACACCGCGGTCCGCGTCCCGCCCTTCGGCGAGGGCCAGGCCCGGGCGATGCTCGGCGAACTGCGTGGCCGGGCCCTGCTGGACGGGGTGCGCGGCGGGCCGCCGCTGGATGTGGACGCGCTGGTGGAGGTGATCCTGCGGGTCCAGCGGATGGCGCTGGAGCTGGGCGACGAGCTGTCCGAGCTGGACATCAACCCCCTGATGGTCCTGCCGCGCGGCCAGGGCGCGGTGGCGCTGGACGCGCTGGCGGTCTGCCGATGAGCGCGCCCGAGGTGATCCGCGTCTCGGAGCGCGGAGTCCTGTGGCTCACCCTCAACCGCCCGGACGTGATGAACGCCCTCACCCGGGACCAGCGGGAGCACCTGATCGCCCTGCTCTCCGAGGCCTCCGCCGACCCGGCGGTCCGCGCGGTCGTGATCACCGCCACGGGAAAGGGCTTCTGCGCGGGCGCCGACCTGCGGAGCGGCCCGGCGGCGGGCGACCGTATCGCCGGGGACGTGGCCAGGCTCATCAGAGAAGGAGCCCAGCGGTTCATCGCGGCGGTCCTCGACTGCGAGAAGCCGGTGATCGCCGCGGTCAACGGCACGGCGGCGGGCCTGGGCGCGCAGCTGGCCCTCGCCTGCGATCTGGTGATCGCCTCGGAGGAGGCCCGTTTCATCGAGGTCTTCGCCCGCCGGGGCCTGGTCCCGGACGGCGGGGGCGCGTATCTGCTGCCGCGTCTGATCGGCCCGCGGCGGGCGAAGGAGCTGATGTTCTTCGGCGACGCGCTGTCGGCCCAGGAGGCCGAGCGGTGGGGCCTGGTCAACCGCGTCGTCCCCCCGGCCGAGCTGGCGAAGACGGCCCGCGCCTGGGCCGACCGCCTGGCCACCGGCCCGACCCGGTCCATATCCCTGACCAAGCAGCTGGTAAACGCGTCCCTGGACACGGACCGCGCGACGGCGTTCGCGGCGGAGGCGACGGCCGTGGAGATCGCGATGACGACACACGACGCGACCGAGGGCGTGGCCGCTTTCCGCGAACGCAGACCGGCCCGGTACGAAGGCCGCTGAGCCCCGCTCGCGCGGGCCGTTTTCCCGTTTTCCCGGAGCACGGCCCCATCACCGATGAGGAGATCCGGTCCTTGCGCGAACAGCTCCAGCGAGCCCGGGACGAGCAGACACAGGGCGGAGCGACGGCCTCAGGTGCCGAACCCGAACACCGCGATGACCACCAGGCATGAGGCGAAGGCACCGCCAGCGTACGCCCAGAACCATACGGCGCCGGAGGTGACGGGCTCCTCGTGGGTGCGCGCCCTGCGGTCCACGTAGGAGACGGTCGCCAGCGGCACGACAGCCAGAACAGCCACCGCCGCCCAGGCCGCCGGGAACCAGAAGGGGGACAGAAACAGCACGGGTGCGGCGTACAGCGCCCCGGAGCCGAGCGTGATCCCCGTCAGCCACTTCCACGGCGCGCCACCGCGCCGGGCGACGGCCAGGTCGGCGAGGGCCATCACCGGCACGGTGTGGAGGAGCGTTTGCAGCGCCCCGAAGAAGAACGAGACAAAGGGAATGGCGAAAAGGCCGGTGACGATACTGAACGGCTCGTACTCGTCCCCTTGCCACCGCCACGGTGCCGTGAACACGGCGAGCACCGTCAACACGCTGATCTGGGACGCCGCGAACGCGAACCCGACCGTGAACAGCGACGGCCTCGTCCCGGGCAGCTCC is part of the Streptomyces qinzhouensis genome and harbors:
- a CDS encoding enoyl-CoA hydratase/isomerase family protein, with the protein product MSAPEVIRVSERGVLWLTLNRPDVMNALTRDQREHLIALLSEASADPAVRAVVITATGKGFCAGADLRSGPAAGDRIAGDVARLIREGAQRFIAAVLDCEKPVIAAVNGTAAGLGAQLALACDLVIASEEARFIEVFARRGLVPDGGGAYLLPRLIGPRRAKELMFFGDALSAQEAERWGLVNRVVPPAELAKTARAWADRLATGPTRSISLTKQLVNASLDTDRATAFAAEATAVEIAMTTHDATEGVAAFRERRPARYEGR